One window from the genome of Candidatus Zixiibacteriota bacterium encodes:
- a CDS encoding response regulator, whose translation MGCTMDRILIVDDEVALRQSLTILLSRKGYAVDTASSADEALTIMESRRYDLVITDLRMEDMDGMQLLNKVKTTHPDTEVILMTAYGSIGGAVEAMKLGAFDYVTKPFKNDQLIVVVEKSLERRKLISEVKYLREALQKDFSEDNIVVQSEQMRSVMDLVRKIAPQNLSVLITGDSGTGKEVIAKAIHNISDRSGNRFMAVNCSAMPEQLLESELFGHMKGSFTGATASKKGMFEEASDGTLLLDEIGDMPLGLQSKLLRVLEEKAIKPVGSNLEVETDVRVLAATNKNLAEMVKEGKFREDLYYRLDVIRLHIPPLNERREDIVPLAEFFLRQYRDELGKPSINLGNSAVNALINHSWPGNVRELKNTIKRSMALANKDILESEDVYFVPSDLSAPKPGRLEIKRPPENNTLEDSQREHIRRALIANNWNYTKTSKQLGIGRTTLWRKVKKYDLKQELVSH comes from the coding sequence ATGGGCTGTACAATGGATAGGATTTTGATCGTTGATGATGAAGTTGCCCTCCGGCAATCATTGACCATTCTGCTATCGCGCAAGGGCTACGCGGTCGACACCGCATCCAGCGCCGACGAGGCATTGACAATCATGGAATCCAGGCGTTATGACCTGGTGATCACGGACTTGAGAATGGAAGATATGGACGGCATGCAGCTTCTAAATAAAGTTAAAACCACTCATCCCGACACCGAAGTTATTCTGATGACCGCCTACGGTTCGATCGGCGGGGCGGTGGAGGCGATGAAACTGGGTGCTTTCGACTATGTAACCAAACCGTTCAAAAACGACCAATTGATCGTGGTAGTAGAGAAGTCCCTGGAGAGGCGCAAGCTGATCTCGGAGGTAAAATACCTGCGCGAAGCCCTCCAGAAAGACTTTTCCGAGGACAATATCGTAGTCCAGTCCGAACAGATGCGTTCTGTGATGGATCTGGTGCGCAAGATCGCACCCCAGAATTTATCAGTCCTGATTACCGGCGACTCCGGTACCGGAAAGGAAGTGATCGCCAAAGCGATTCACAATATATCCGACCGTTCAGGCAATCGCTTTATGGCGGTAAACTGCTCGGCTATGCCGGAACAACTCCTGGAAAGCGAGCTGTTCGGTCACATGAAAGGTTCCTTCACCGGCGCTACCGCCAGCAAGAAGGGGATGTTCGAGGAAGCTTCGGACGGAACTCTGCTTCTGGATGAAATCGGTGATATGCCCCTGGGACTGCAATCCAAGCTGTTGCGGGTCCTCGAAGAGAAAGCGATCAAGCCGGTCGGTTCCAACCTCGAAGTCGAGACCGATGTGCGTGTACTCGCCGCAACCAACAAAAACCTGGCAGAGATGGTCAAAGAGGGCAAATTCCGCGAAGACCTGTACTACCGCCTGGATGTTATCAGACTGCATATACCACCATTGAACGAACGACGCGAAGATATCGTGCCCCTGGCCGAATTTTTCCTCAGGCAGTATCGAGACGAGCTCGGCAAGCCCTCGATCAATCTGGGAAATTCCGCTGTCAATGCTCTGATAAATCACAGTTGGCCCGGCAATGTACGTGAACTGAAAAATACGATCAAGCGCTCGATGGCACTGGCCAACAAGGACATCCTGGAAAGCGAAGATGTCTACTTCGTCCCGTCCGATTTAAGCGCGCCCAAACCGGGACGCCTGGAGATCAAGCGACCTCCCGAGAACAACACGCTCGAGGACAGCCAGAGAGAGCATATCAGGCGAGCCCTGATAGCCAATAACTGGAATTATACCAAGACCTCCAAGCAACTCGGAATCGGCAGAACCACGCTCTGGCGCAAGGTCAAAAAGTATGACCTGAAACAGGAATTGGTTTCTCATTGA
- a CDS encoding response regulator — translation MEDQILKKEILLVDDNLSFLKSMQLALKKIGLKCQICQNLQMARDYLQDRKYDLVICDYFMPDCDGKSALDELGELNRSCQLVLTSSYPLDMEFKKTDRFVFVDKLSLLEWISDNHVQYQIA, via the coding sequence ATGGAAGATCAAATCCTGAAAAAAGAAATCCTTTTGGTGGATGACAACCTCAGTTTTTTGAAGTCGATGCAACTCGCGCTAAAGAAGATCGGCCTCAAATGCCAGATCTGTCAGAATCTGCAGATGGCGCGCGATTATCTGCAGGACAGAAAATACGATCTGGTAATCTGCGATTATTTTATGCCTGATTGTGATGGTAAATCCGCTCTGGATGAGTTAGGTGAGTTAAACCGCAGTTGTCAGCTGGTGTTGACGTCCTCCTATCCTCTCGATATGGAATTCAAAAAGACGGACAGGTTTGTTTTTGTAGACAAGCTGAGTCTGTTAGAGTGGATATCGGACAATCATGTACAATACCAAATCGCCTGA